From Nitrospirota bacterium, the proteins below share one genomic window:
- the fsa gene encoding fructose-6-phosphate aldolase has translation MKIFLDTANVKEIHEAASLGLLDGVTTNPSLVSKEGRSFKEVLIEICNIVDGPISAEVVSVEADAMVKEGRDLAKVHKNIVVKCPLIPEGLKATKRLAAEGIRVNVTLCFSPTQALLAAKAGAWCVSPFIGRLDDVSSNGMELIRQIVAIYRNYDFKTQVLVASVRHPQHVVEAALAGGDICTMPYSVFQQLYKHPLTDIGLKKFLADWNASPASK, from the coding sequence ATGAAGATCTTTCTCGACACCGCCAACGTGAAGGAAATCCACGAAGCGGCGAGCCTGGGGCTCCTCGACGGGGTGACGACGAACCCGTCGCTCGTCTCCAAGGAGGGCCGCAGCTTCAAGGAGGTCCTGATCGAGATCTGCAACATCGTGGACGGCCCGATCAGCGCCGAGGTCGTCAGCGTCGAAGCGGACGCCATGGTGAAGGAGGGCCGGGACCTGGCCAAGGTCCACAAGAACATCGTGGTCAAGTGCCCGCTGATCCCGGAGGGGCTCAAAGCCACCAAGAGGCTGGCGGCGGAGGGCATCCGCGTGAACGTGACCCTCTGCTTCTCGCCCACCCAGGCGCTGCTGGCCGCGAAGGCCGGCGCCTGGTGCGTCTCGCCCTTCATCGGCCGGCTGGACGACGTCAGCTCCAACGGGATGGAGTTGATCCGCCAGATCGTCGCGATCTACCGCAACTACGACTTCAAGACGCAGGTGCTGGTGGCCAGCGTCCGCCACCCGCAACACGTGGTCGAGGCGGCGCTCGCGGGCGGCGACATCTGCACGATGCCCTATTCCGTGTTCCAGCAGCTCTACAAGCACCCGCTGACCGACATCGGCCTGAAGAAGTTCCTGGCCGACTGGAACGCGAGCCCGGCGAGCAAATAG
- a CDS encoding uracil-DNA glycosylase, with protein MRSLTVLHERIVRCRKCPRLVAYRTAVARTKRRQFHDWTYWGRPVPGFGDPRARLFVVGLAPAAHGGNRTGRVFTGDRSGDWLYEALHRFGFASQPQSTHRGDGLRLMDCYVAAAVRCAPPGNKPLPKEFEACRPYLLEELRLLKRLRVVVALGKIAFDHYLRACRALGRPVPSPLPRFGHGTVCRLPWGVTLIGSYHPSQQNTFTGTLTKPMFHAVFRDARRLLKLRHSSSVSRE; from the coding sequence ATGCGGAGCCTGACCGTCCTCCATGAGCGGATCGTCCGCTGCAGAAAGTGTCCCCGCCTGGTCGCCTACCGGACGGCGGTGGCCCGGACGAAGCGTCGGCAGTTCCACGACTGGACCTACTGGGGCCGGCCGGTGCCCGGGTTCGGCGATCCGCGGGCCCGCCTCTTCGTCGTGGGCCTCGCGCCGGCCGCGCACGGCGGCAACCGCACGGGCCGCGTCTTCACGGGAGACCGCAGCGGGGACTGGCTCTACGAGGCCCTCCACCGGTTCGGCTTCGCCAGCCAGCCGCAGTCGACCCATCGGGGCGACGGGCTCCGCCTCATGGACTGTTACGTCGCGGCGGCCGTGCGCTGCGCGCCGCCGGGGAACAAACCCCTCCCCAAGGAGTTCGAGGCCTGCCGGCCCTATCTGCTGGAGGAATTGCGTCTGCTGAAACGGCTGCGGGTGGTGGTGGCGCTGGGCAAGATCGCGTTCGACCATTACCTGCGAGCCTGCCGGGCACTGGGCCGGCCGGTGCCGTCGCCGCTGCCCCGCTTCGGCCACGGGACGGTCTGCCGGCTCCCCTGGGGCGTCACGCTCATCGGCTCCTACCATCCCAGCCAGCAGAACACCTTCACCGGGACCCTCACGAAGCCGATGTTCCACGCCGTCTTCCGGGACGCCCGCCGCCTGCTGAAGCTGCGTCACTCGTCATCCGTCTCTCGCGAGTGA
- a CDS encoding transglycosylase SLT domain-containing protein, translated as MRPDQIPRPPRSILFPTIAFLTVGLAADPALTGAQQGPEPAAPAVQKSQPVPPEEPVAKPESGEPPNGSAAPEALYAAPEAEEQIVILPEIQRQGQRHFLSSFKLPETLTFAGQPVPLDNWQVRERIEYEFYQFLEDEGESIILAKRTGRCFPPVEKQLAEAGLPDDLKFMLLVESKCISAAYSRAKASGPWQFISSTGKRYKLYSNKWRDDRRNLEQSTEAAIKYLRFLKQELGDWFLAMAAYNAGEDKIRKLLKQQRVDDYWRLHYVRETMRYVPRIIAAKEVYSQPEKYLGLTKKDLYAPLETETVTVTVKEPQRHLASIAEEFGTYFLELKLLNPEIRKEYLPKGSHHLKVPKQTCPLRCFKQDKTP; from the coding sequence ATGCGGCCTGACCAGATTCCGCGACCGCCGCGATCGATCCTGTTTCCGACCATCGCGTTCCTGACGGTCGGCCTCGCCGCTGATCCGGCGCTCACCGGCGCGCAGCAGGGACCGGAGCCGGCCGCCCCGGCCGTCCAGAAGAGCCAGCCCGTACCGCCTGAGGAACCGGTTGCCAAACCGGAGAGCGGCGAGCCGCCGAACGGCTCGGCGGCACCGGAGGCGCTGTACGCCGCCCCGGAGGCGGAAGAGCAGATCGTCATCCTGCCCGAGATCCAACGGCAGGGGCAGCGCCACTTCCTCAGCTCGTTCAAGCTCCCGGAGACGCTGACCTTCGCCGGCCAGCCGGTGCCGCTGGACAACTGGCAGGTGCGCGAGCGGATCGAGTACGAGTTCTACCAGTTCCTCGAGGACGAAGGGGAGAGCATCATCCTGGCCAAGCGGACCGGACGGTGCTTTCCGCCGGTGGAGAAGCAGCTCGCCGAGGCCGGCCTGCCCGACGACCTGAAGTTCATGCTCCTGGTGGAAAGCAAGTGCATCTCGGCCGCCTACTCGCGCGCCAAGGCCTCGGGGCCCTGGCAGTTCATCAGCTCGACCGGCAAGCGGTACAAGCTCTACAGCAACAAGTGGCGGGACGACCGGCGGAACCTGGAGCAGTCCACCGAGGCGGCGATCAAGTACCTGCGCTTCCTCAAGCAGGAGCTGGGCGACTGGTTCCTCGCGATGGCCGCCTACAACGCGGGCGAGGACAAGATCAGGAAGCTGTTGAAGCAGCAGCGGGTCGACGACTACTGGCGGCTCCACTACGTGCGGGAGACCATGCGGTACGTGCCGCGCATCATCGCCGCCAAGGAGGTCTACTCCCAGCCGGAGAAGTACCTGGGCCTGACCAAGAAGGACCTCTACGCGCCGCTGGAGACGGAGACCGTCACGGTCACGGTCAAGGAGCCGCAGCGCCACCTGGCCTCGATCGCCGAGGAGTTCGGGACCTATTTCCTCGAGCTCAAGCTGTTGAACCCGGAGATCCGCAAGGAGTACCTGCCGAAAGGCTCCCACCACCTCAAGGTGCCCAAGCAGACCTGTCCCCTCCGCTGCTTCAAGCAGGACAAGACGCCGTAA
- a CDS encoding glycerate kinase, which translates to MQIGARQPLVRAILARLLQAGLAAVEPSVALRRWVVRAGSVVRVGSRRYDLRDYDRVVAIGAGKASARLAAALEQRLDGSLTDGLVITKYGHAVPTRRITIKEAGHPVPDGAGLRATEELRRLLGSLTRNDLAFVLLSGGASSLLPAPAPGLTLADLRRTTDLLLRCGAAIREINAVRKHLSTIAGGRLAAATRARIVSLILSDVTGDDLGAIGSGPTAPDSTTYADASEVLCQYGAWAKVPARVRAHLLKGRRGGIADTPKPGSARFRLVHNQLIGNNGAAVEAAARAAARDGLRPLVLTTSLTGEAREAAKVFGALAREIVARGRPVRRPACLLAGGELTVTVRGEGRGGRAQEFALAAAREIAGLSRVWIAAFGTDGTDGPTDAAGAVVDGETVVRAARIGLDPAASLARSDAYGFFKRVGGHIVSGPTGTNVNDLYILIVL; encoded by the coding sequence ATGCAGATCGGCGCGCGGCAGCCTCTGGTTCGGGCGATCCTTGCCCGGCTGCTCCAGGCGGGGCTGGCCGCCGTGGAGCCCTCCGTCGCCCTCCGCCGGTGGGTCGTGAGGGCCGGCTCCGTCGTCCGCGTCGGTTCGCGCCGGTACGATCTGCGGGACTATGACCGGGTCGTGGCGATCGGGGCCGGCAAGGCCTCCGCGCGCCTGGCCGCCGCGCTCGAGCAGCGGCTGGACGGCTCGCTGACGGATGGGCTCGTCATCACCAAGTACGGCCATGCCGTCCCGACCAGACGGATCACGATCAAGGAAGCCGGCCATCCCGTGCCGGACGGGGCGGGGCTCAGAGCGACGGAAGAGCTGCGACGCCTCCTCGGCTCGCTGACCCGAAACGATCTGGCCTTCGTCCTCCTGTCCGGCGGGGCCTCCAGCCTCCTGCCGGCTCCGGCCCCGGGCCTGACGCTGGCGGACCTCCGGCGCACGACGGACCTGCTGCTCCGATGCGGAGCCGCGATCCGGGAGATCAACGCGGTCCGCAAGCACCTCTCGACCATCGCGGGCGGGCGGCTCGCGGCGGCGACGCGCGCCCGGATCGTAAGCCTGATCCTCTCCGACGTGACCGGCGACGACCTGGGCGCGATCGGCTCGGGCCCCACCGCGCCGGACTCGACCACTTATGCGGACGCCAGCGAGGTCCTGTGCCAGTATGGCGCCTGGGCCAAGGTTCCCGCCCGCGTGCGCGCGCACCTGCTCAAGGGCCGGCGGGGAGGGATCGCGGACACGCCCAAGCCCGGCTCCGCCCGGTTCCGCCTGGTGCACAATCAGCTCATCGGCAACAACGGAGCGGCGGTCGAGGCCGCGGCTCGGGCCGCCGCGCGCGACGGGCTCAGGCCGCTGGTCCTCACCACGTCGCTCACCGGCGAGGCCAGGGAGGCGGCCAAGGTCTTCGGCGCGCTGGCGCGGGAGATCGTCGCCCGCGGCAGACCGGTCCGCCGGCCCGCGTGCCTGCTCGCCGGCGGCGAGCTGACCGTCACGGTCCGCGGCGAGGGACGGGGCGGCCGGGCCCAGGAGTTCGCGCTCGCGGCCGCACGGGAGATCGCCGGGCTTTCTCGGGTGTGGATCGCCGCCTTCGGGACCGACGGGACGGACGGGCCCACGGACGCAGCCGGCGCGGTCGTGGACGGGGAGACCGTCGTACGGGCGGCGCGGATCGGGCTCGACCCAGCCGCGTCGCTGGCCCGAAGCGATGCCTACGGTTTCTTCAAGCGAGTCGGCGGACACATCGTCAGCGGGCCGACCGGTACGAACGTGAACGACCTGTATATCCTGATCGTACTGTAG
- a CDS encoding PEP/pyruvate-binding domain-containing protein, with translation MSRPYVLPLESCSDPALAGGKATGLARLIRLGFPVPPGICLTTEAYRDGVHALGLAPQRAWPRIADAPEAERSRALEELRRSLTDVALPQKVRELLEQALDGLGVASDRLWAVRSSATDEGSAIATCAGIYRTRLGVRREAIPRAVADCWSSLWSKAAVAYRDRLGKTAPPEMAVLLQPMLAPRAAGVAFSRHPVTDQPHVVINAVHGLGEPLASGLVQPDQYVVEVGTDYPSSRLLEGPSEKDRPEQEHRPPALQPSEALALAELVKKVEQALQMPVDLEWAMDDRGIWLLQARAIPSARTALTDLTSVWSRANFKETMPDVPSPLGLSFLEQFMERNIVRPYRELGCTAQPGLSSVRIVNGRPYINVSLFQGFTAQLGGDPTLVTEQMGGENLPLPPLPPRLPWWKLFRAGLIMERRIRRAARLGPAWFAELKRLGETEAGDSVLALPPLERLARLDHLGRRLHEGDLTFAIVAAVSQGLYALGLLLERRAGPDWRALLNASLQGLGDVISAQQILLLHRLADKARREPIVQAYFTAQPFDPSGFRRQLAGTAFLEEFDAFLGEYGHRAVGESDVASPRFSERPEHFLEVIRVHLLESPARQADDILREQESARRQALQEIHRRFGWRVPLRLVFAWWYRRLARYLTLREANRHALMYFTAATRRLLLSLGAHLVERGVLTGPDDVFFLTAEDLQEAVFGIERDWRGLVAGRRAERKRHLGETAPDLLIGLAGPQPDRPAQAGAILAGIAISAGYAEGPVRVLRRPEDMRTVRKGEVLVVPVIDPGLAPLMGLAVGLVVEMGGTLSHGAIIAREYGIPTVANVPGATRLLKDGERVAVDASRGTVSRLNSPWRLAGG, from the coding sequence ATGTCGCGTCCCTACGTGTTGCCGCTCGAGTCCTGCTCCGATCCGGCCCTCGCCGGCGGCAAGGCGACGGGCTTGGCACGGCTGATCCGCCTCGGTTTTCCGGTCCCACCCGGCATCTGTCTGACCACGGAAGCCTATCGGGACGGTGTGCATGCCCTCGGTCTGGCCCCTCAACGGGCATGGCCGCGCATCGCCGACGCACCGGAAGCGGAGCGGAGCCGGGCCCTGGAAGAGCTGCGGAGGTCCTTGACGGATGTCGCCCTTCCCCAGAAGGTCCGCGAACTGCTGGAGCAGGCGCTCGACGGGCTCGGCGTCGCCTCGGACCGGCTCTGGGCCGTCCGCTCATCGGCCACCGATGAGGGCTCAGCCATTGCCACCTGTGCTGGGATCTACCGGACGAGGCTCGGCGTGCGCCGCGAGGCCATTCCCCGGGCTGTTGCTGATTGCTGGAGCTCCTTGTGGAGCAAGGCGGCGGTCGCCTATCGGGACCGGCTCGGCAAGACGGCCCCGCCCGAGATGGCCGTGCTGCTCCAGCCGATGCTGGCCCCCCGCGCAGCCGGCGTCGCCTTCTCCCGCCACCCTGTCACGGACCAGCCGCACGTGGTGATCAACGCGGTACACGGGCTCGGAGAGCCGCTCGCAAGCGGGCTCGTCCAGCCGGACCAGTATGTGGTGGAGGTCGGCACGGACTATCCGTCGTCCCGGTTGCTCGAAGGGCCCAGCGAGAAGGACCGGCCCGAACAGGAGCACCGACCGCCGGCCCTGCAACCCTCGGAGGCGCTGGCCCTGGCCGAGCTGGTGAAGAAGGTCGAGCAGGCTCTCCAAATGCCCGTGGACCTGGAATGGGCCATGGATGATCGGGGCATTTGGCTGCTCCAGGCCAGGGCCATCCCTTCTGCGCGCACGGCCTTGACCGACCTCACGAGCGTCTGGTCCCGCGCGAACTTCAAGGAGACCATGCCGGATGTGCCGAGCCCCCTGGGTCTGTCGTTCCTCGAGCAGTTCATGGAGCGGAACATCGTGCGGCCCTACCGGGAGCTGGGCTGCACGGCCCAGCCAGGCCTCTCCTCCGTGCGGATTGTGAACGGGCGGCCCTACATCAACGTGAGCCTGTTCCAAGGCTTCACCGCGCAACTGGGCGGCGATCCGACTCTGGTCACCGAGCAGATGGGGGGTGAGAACCTGCCGCTGCCGCCCCTGCCCCCGCGACTGCCCTGGTGGAAGCTGTTCCGCGCCGGGCTCATCATGGAGCGGCGGATTCGCCGCGCGGCCAGGCTGGGTCCCGCCTGGTTCGCCGAGCTCAAACGGCTGGGCGAGACGGAAGCGGGCGATTCGGTCCTGGCCCTGCCCCCCCTCGAGCGGCTGGCCCGGCTGGACCATCTGGGCCGACGCCTGCACGAGGGGGACCTGACCTTCGCCATCGTGGCCGCCGTCTCTCAGGGACTCTATGCCCTGGGCTTGCTGCTGGAGCGCCGGGCCGGGCCGGACTGGCGGGCCCTGCTCAACGCCTCGCTGCAAGGCTTGGGGGACGTCATCAGCGCGCAGCAGATTCTCCTCCTGCACCGGCTGGCGGACAAGGCCCGCCGCGAGCCGATCGTGCAGGCCTACTTCACGGCCCAACCCTTCGACCCGTCGGGATTCCGCCGGCAACTGGCGGGCACAGCCTTCCTTGAGGAGTTCGACGCCTTCCTCGGAGAGTACGGCCACCGGGCCGTCGGAGAGTCGGACGTCGCATCGCCGCGCTTCTCCGAGCGGCCCGAGCATTTCCTGGAGGTCATCCGGGTGCACCTCCTCGAGTCACCAGCCCGGCAGGCCGATGACATCCTGCGTGAGCAGGAGTCGGCGCGCCGGCAGGCTTTGCAGGAGATCCACCGGCGATTCGGCTGGCGCGTGCCTCTCCGGCTGGTCTTCGCCTGGTGGTACCGGCGATTGGCCCGGTACCTGACGCTGCGGGAAGCCAACCGCCACGCGCTGATGTATTTCACGGCCGCCACCCGCCGCCTTCTCCTTTCTCTCGGCGCACATCTGGTAGAACGGGGTGTCCTGACCGGACCGGACGACGTCTTTTTCCTGACGGCCGAGGACCTGCAGGAGGCGGTCTTCGGGATCGAACGTGACTGGAGGGGACTGGTGGCGGGCAGACGGGCCGAGCGGAAACGGCACCTCGGTGAAACGGCGCCGGACCTCCTGATCGGCCTGGCCGGCCCCCAGCCCGACAGGCCCGCCCAAGCGGGGGCGATCCTGGCCGGCATCGCGATCAGCGCCGGCTATGCCGAAGGACCGGTGCGCGTGCTCCGCAGACCGGAGGACATGAGGACGGTCAGGAAGGGGGAGGTGCTCGTGGTGCCGGTCATTGACCCGGGCCTGGCTCCGCTCATGGGGCTGGCCGTCGGGCTGGTCGTGGAAATGGGCGGCACCCTTTCGCACGGAGCGATCATCGCCCGCGAGTACGGGATCCCGACCGTGGCCAACGTGCCCGGCGCGACGCGCCTGCTCAAGGACGGGGAGCGGGTCGCGGTGGATGCCTCCCGCGGCACGGTGAGCCGGCTGAACTCTCCCTGGCGGTTGGCGGGAGGATGA
- the pal gene encoding peptidoglycan-associated lipoprotein Pal yields MTSLFGMFWLLALLAACSGVSGSTVAPEPAPPPVVKQEPPPPPPEPPKPEPPKVEERVEEPPPPSPPPPVEQTREAEAQAAAPPAAPVPEPVDVYFDYNKAVLKDDEKGALDAIIEYLKTESGKQVLVEGHCDERGTIEYNLTLGEKRAKAVGRYLEAKGAPSSQIETTSYGKERPVCTEHSVACWKQNRRAHVAVR; encoded by the coding sequence ATGACCAGCCTGTTCGGGATGTTCTGGTTGCTCGCGCTGCTCGCGGCCTGCAGCGGGGTGAGCGGGTCCACGGTGGCGCCGGAGCCGGCGCCCCCGCCCGTGGTCAAGCAGGAGCCGCCGCCCCCGCCACCGGAGCCGCCGAAGCCGGAACCGCCCAAGGTCGAAGAGCGGGTCGAGGAACCCCCTCCGCCCTCCCCACCCCCGCCGGTCGAGCAGACGCGGGAGGCAGAGGCTCAAGCCGCGGCGCCCCCAGCAGCGCCGGTGCCGGAGCCGGTGGACGTCTATTTCGACTACAACAAGGCCGTGCTGAAGGACGACGAGAAGGGCGCGCTGGACGCCATCATCGAGTACTTGAAGACCGAGAGCGGCAAGCAGGTGCTCGTCGAGGGGCACTGCGACGAGCGGGGGACGATCGAGTACAACCTGACGCTGGGCGAGAAGCGGGCGAAGGCCGTCGGGCGCTATCTGGAGGCCAAGGGGGCGCCGTCCTCGCAGATCGAGACCACCAGCTACGGGAAGGAACGGCCGGTCTGCACCGAGCACAGCGTCGCCTGCTGGAAGCAGAACCGCCGCGCCCACGTCGCGGTGCGGTAA
- the rmuC gene encoding DNA recombination protein RmuC translates to MPDPTSLPFGLAAGFLAGALLAWLWAAAAAAELRKQADEARTDLVRLRDELAAAQQARVAAETRGEETLKSLQEQKALLSQARQEMAEAFKALSSEALKTNNESFLNLAKTTFATLHAEAKGDLAQRQQAIDGLIKPLQDALRRYEEQIHLIERSRREAYGGLDQHLKSLAESHQRLQQETGNLVKALRAPTVRGRWGEITLKRVAELAGMVAHCDFIEQASVATDEGRLRPDMIVQLPNGRQIVVDAKAVLSAYLEAHEAQDEAQRIERLKRHAAQVRSRIEELGAKAYWAQFPQAPEFVVLFLPGEHFLGAALDQDPTLIEDGFAQGVVLATPTTLIALLRAVAYGWRQQQLNEHAQQAGRMGEELFERVSVLVKHMEDVGQALDRGVQAYNKVLGSYTSRILPTARRLKELGVASDKELPQLEPLEQAPKPAPSGEPTGKDRA, encoded by the coding sequence ATGCCCGACCCGACATCCCTCCCGTTCGGCCTCGCTGCCGGCTTCCTGGCCGGCGCCCTCCTCGCCTGGCTCTGGGCCGCGGCCGCCGCCGCCGAGCTGCGCAAGCAGGCCGACGAGGCCCGAACCGACCTGGTCCGACTGCGCGACGAGCTGGCGGCCGCGCAACAAGCCCGCGTGGCGGCGGAAACGCGCGGCGAGGAGACGCTCAAGAGCCTCCAGGAGCAGAAGGCGCTCCTCTCCCAGGCCCGGCAGGAGATGGCCGAGGCCTTCAAGGCCCTCTCCAGCGAGGCCCTCAAGACCAACAACGAGTCCTTCCTGAACCTGGCCAAGACCACCTTCGCAACTCTGCACGCCGAAGCCAAAGGCGACCTCGCGCAGCGGCAGCAGGCGATTGACGGGCTGATCAAGCCGCTGCAGGACGCTCTCCGTCGCTACGAAGAGCAGATCCACCTGATCGAGCGGTCCCGCCGCGAGGCCTACGGAGGGCTCGACCAGCACCTCAAGTCGCTGGCCGAGTCCCACCAGCGCCTGCAACAGGAGACCGGCAACCTCGTCAAGGCCCTGCGCGCGCCGACGGTGCGGGGACGCTGGGGCGAGATCACGCTCAAGCGCGTGGCGGAGCTGGCCGGCATGGTGGCCCACTGCGACTTCATCGAGCAGGCCAGCGTGGCCACGGACGAGGGGCGGCTCAGGCCCGACATGATCGTGCAGCTCCCCAACGGCCGCCAGATCGTCGTGGACGCCAAGGCCGTGCTCTCGGCCTACCTAGAGGCCCACGAGGCCCAGGACGAGGCCCAGCGGATCGAGCGGCTCAAGCGGCATGCGGCCCAGGTCCGGAGCCGGATCGAGGAACTGGGCGCGAAGGCCTACTGGGCCCAGTTCCCCCAGGCGCCGGAGTTCGTCGTGCTGTTCCTGCCCGGCGAGCATTTCCTCGGCGCGGCGCTGGACCAGGACCCGACGCTCATCGAAGACGGCTTCGCGCAGGGCGTTGTGCTGGCCACCCCCACGACGCTGATCGCCCTGTTGCGCGCCGTCGCCTACGGCTGGCGGCAGCAGCAGCTCAACGAACATGCGCAACAGGCCGGCCGGATGGGGGAAGAGCTCTTCGAGCGGGTCTCGGTGCTGGTCAAGCACATGGAGGACGTGGGACAGGCGCTGGACCGGGGCGTCCAGGCCTACAACAAGGTGCTCGGCTCCTACACGAGCCGGATCCTGCCGACCGCCCGCCGCCTGAAGGAACTGGGCGTCGCGTCGGACAAGGAGCTCCCGCAACTGGAGCCGCTGGAGCAGGCGCCGAAACCGGCGCCGTCCGGAGAGCCAACCGGAAAGGATCGCGCATGA
- a CDS encoding nucleoside triphosphate pyrophosphohydrolase family protein produces the protein MTDEQRMVDEFHRQFEIKTAQIPTVPDEATAALRVRLIQEEFDELREALSQRDLAAVAKELADLLYVVYGTAVSCGIDMGPVFREVHRSNMSKVGGHKRADGKWVKPLSYSPASIAPILAAQTDGVERPGSSSITDTLQPGNFA, from the coding sequence ATGACCGACGAGCAGCGGATGGTGGACGAATTCCACCGCCAGTTCGAGATCAAGACCGCCCAGATTCCGACCGTGCCGGACGAGGCCACCGCCGCGCTGCGGGTCAGGCTGATCCAGGAGGAGTTCGACGAGCTGCGGGAGGCCCTCTCGCAGCGGGACCTGGCGGCCGTCGCCAAGGAGCTGGCCGACCTGCTCTACGTGGTCTACGGAACCGCGGTTTCCTGCGGCATCGACATGGGGCCGGTCTTCCGCGAGGTCCACCGGTCCAACATGAGCAAGGTCGGGGGGCACAAGCGGGCGGACGGGAAGTGGGTCAAGCCGCTCTCCTATTCGCCCGCCAGCATTGCCCCGATCCTGGCAGCGCAGACGGACGGAGTGGAGCGTCCCGGCTCGAGCTCGATCACGGATACGCTCCAGCCGGGCAATTTCGCATGA
- a CDS encoding PilZ domain-containing protein translates to MLPTCPQCGRDFVKRTHREGLLEHVLSAVYVYPYRCQLCTHRFRAMEWGKRYTKQAIDKRQYDRFTVSVPALLLSDLGRGEGTVVDLSMGGCGMETGVPLQTGALVQLELSQEAGEKPILVESAVVRSVRNKFVGLQFLRLQPEDELRLSRFVHSLWATSKR, encoded by the coding sequence ATGCTGCCGACCTGTCCGCAATGCGGCCGCGACTTCGTCAAACGGACCCATCGCGAGGGGCTGCTCGAGCACGTCCTGAGCGCGGTCTACGTCTATCCCTACCGGTGCCAGCTCTGCACCCACCGGTTCCGCGCGATGGAGTGGGGCAAGCGCTACACGAAGCAGGCGATCGACAAGCGCCAGTATGACCGGTTCACGGTCAGCGTCCCGGCCCTGCTCCTGAGCGATCTCGGTCGCGGGGAGGGCACGGTCGTGGATCTCTCGATGGGCGGCTGCGGGATGGAGACGGGAGTGCCGCTGCAAACCGGAGCGCTCGTGCAATTGGAGCTCAGCCAGGAGGCGGGGGAGAAGCCGATCTTGGTGGAGTCGGCGGTCGTCCGCTCGGTCAGGAACAAATTCGTGGGCCTGCAATTCCTCCGGCTTCAGCCCGAGGACGAGCTGCGCCTCAGCCGGTTCGTCCACAGCCTCTGGGCCACATCCAAAAGATAA
- a CDS encoding four helix bundle protein: MPGSSEKDIGPRTKAFALKVIRLYSSLPRSPEAQVLGKQLLRSGTSVGAHYRESRRARSTAEFISKIEGGLQELEETLY; this comes from the coding sequence ATGCCTGGTTCAAGTGAGAAGGACATAGGGCCTCGAACCAAGGCTTTTGCATTGAAGGTCATCAGGCTGTACTCCTCCCTCCCCAGAAGTCCTGAAGCCCAGGTGTTGGGGAAGCAGCTCCTACGAAGTGGGACGTCAGTGGGAGCCCATTATCGCGAGTCGAGGCGGGCCCGCTCAACAGCCGAGTTCATTAGCAAGATCGAAGGTGGATTACAGGAACTCGAAGAGACTCTCTATTAG
- the panC gene encoding pantoate--beta-alanine ligase, protein MRIIRSAQALSAWSRTLHREGVVVGLVPTMGALHEGHRSLIHRARLACDAVVVSLFVNPTQFGPGEDFARYPRPFKADAALCRAEGVDVLFAPSAEDMYPAGFQTTVSVPDLARRWEGAHRPGHFEGVATVVTKLLGLVKPESAFFGQKDFQQTVIVRRVIGDLNLGVRLVVCPTVREADGLALSSRNRYLTPAQRRVAPVLHEALQAGRTAILRGVRFGSQVVKAMQQVIATEPSVEVDYLDVCDPDRLEPLARVTKTAVLLGAVRIGRVRLIDNILVTLGESMEYER, encoded by the coding sequence ATGCGGATTATCCGGTCAGCTCAAGCCCTATCGGCCTGGAGCCGTACCCTGCACCGGGAGGGCGTCGTGGTCGGCCTGGTGCCGACCATGGGAGCGCTCCACGAGGGACACCGCTCGCTCATCCACAGAGCGAGGCTCGCCTGCGACGCGGTCGTCGTCAGCCTCTTCGTCAACCCTACCCAGTTCGGGCCGGGGGAGGACTTCGCCCGCTATCCCCGGCCGTTCAAGGCGGACGCGGCCCTCTGTCGCGCCGAAGGGGTGGACGTCCTTTTCGCTCCGTCCGCCGAGGACATGTACCCGGCCGGTTTTCAGACGACCGTGTCCGTGCCGGACCTGGCGCGACGTTGGGAAGGGGCGCACCGGCCCGGGCACTTCGAGGGGGTGGCGACCGTGGTGACGAAGCTGCTCGGTCTCGTCAAGCCGGAATCGGCCTTCTTCGGCCAGAAGGACTTTCAGCAGACCGTGATCGTACGGCGGGTGATCGGGGACTTGAACCTGGGAGTGCGTCTCGTCGTCTGTCCGACCGTGCGCGAGGCTGACGGGCTGGCGCTGAGCTCACGCAACCGGTACCTCACACCCGCCCAGCGCCGCGTCGCGCCGGTGCTGCACGAGGCCCTGCAGGCTGGACGCACCGCCATCCTCCGGGGCGTCCGGTTCGGGAGCCAGGTCGTGAAGGCCATGCAGCAGGTGATCGCGACGGAACCCTCGGTCGAGGTGGACTACCTGGACGTCTGCGACCCGGACCGGCTGGAGCCGCTCGCGCGGGTGACGAAGACCGCCGTGCTCCTGGGCGCGGTCCGGATCGGCCGCGTCCGGCTGATCGACAACATCCTCGTGACGCTCGGTGAAAGTATGGAGTATGAACGCTGA